The Micropterus dolomieu isolate WLL.071019.BEF.003 ecotype Adirondacks linkage group LG22, ASM2129224v1, whole genome shotgun sequence genome contains a region encoding:
- the cd82b gene encoding CD82 molecule b — protein MGKGCITVTKYFLFLFNLLFFIFGALITGFGLWVLFDNQSFIAVLQESSNSIKVASYILIGVGSLSMGMGFFGCIGAIYEIRCLLGVYFTCLLLILIAQVTAGVLIYFQRDRLKYEMSNIIKGMIINYTGQNRTTEHTWDYIQRTMECCGWTSPGNWSENILIKNSSQNLYPCSCRNESLPGTDIKHVGLCEHLSAGTPIYQTGCMTSVEKWLLENCGVILGICVGVAVVELLGMILSMCLCKSVVQEDYTKVPKY, from the exons ATCTTCGGAGCATTGATCACGGGCTTTGGCCTGTGGGTCCTCTTTGATAACCAGAGCTTCATTGCTGTTCTAC AGGAGTCATCAAACTCGATCAAAGTGGCTTCCTACATCCTCATTGGGGTGGGTTCCTTATCAATGGGCATGGGATTCTTCGGCTGCATAGGAGCCATCTACGAAATTCGTTGTCTGCTGGGTGTG TACTTCACCTGCCTCCTGCTCATCCTCATCGCCCAGGTCACTGCTGGAGTTCTCATTTACTTTCAAAGAGATCGG TTGAAATATGAGATGTCCAACATCATAAAGGGCATGATAATCAACTACACTGGCCAGAACAGGACCACAGAGCACACCTGGGACTACATTCAGAGGACG ATGGAGTGCTGTGGATGGACTAGTCCGGGCAACTGGTCTGAGAACATTTTGATCAAGAACAGCTCCCAGAACCTCTACCCATGTTCCTGTCGCAATGAGTCCCTGCCTGGCACGGACATCAAGCATGTCGGCCTGTGTGAGCACCTGTCTGCAGGCACGCCCATCTATCAAACG GGCTGTATGACTAGCGTGGAGAAATGGCTCCTGGAAAACTGTGGCGTTATTCTGGGAATCTGTGTCGGTGTGGCAGTAGTGGAG CTCCTTGGGATGATCCTCTCCATGTGTCTGTGCAAGAGTGTCGTCCAGGAGGATTATACCAAAGTACCGAAGTACTGA